A stretch of DNA from Hoeflea ulvae:
AGCACAGGCCGGTATTGCCGCCTTGCGGGAAGATGGCGATCTTGCGCGCCGTCACCGCCCGCACTGCGGCAGCGGCCTCGGCCGTTGTTGCAGGCAGCAGCACCGCCAGCGCCGAGCCGGTGCGGCGGTTGCGGAAATCGGTCACGAAGGGAGTCATCTCGGCGGGGTCGGTCAGCAGGCCCTTCGGTCCGAGTATCGTCGACAGTTCCTCAAACAGATCCTCGGCGATCATTGTTTCACGCAGCCTCGGTATCGTGAAAACCGGCCAATGCGGTCTGCAGCAGGGCCGTGGTTTCATCCGAAGGGTCGGTCAGCGGCAGGCGAACGCCGCCCATCTCCATTCCGGCCAGTGACATGAAATGCTTGAGCGGACCGGGATTGGTTTCCCGGTAGATCGCCTTGAGCACAGGGTCGATCCGGTTCTGCATGGCCAGCGCCGCCTTCAGATCGCCGCTGGAGGCAAGCTGGAACACCTTGATCCAGAATTCGGGATAAATCGTCGCGGAGGCGAGAACGCCGCCGACGGCGCCAAGGCCGACATGGGCGGCAAAAAGCGGCTCTTCCCCGGACAAGACGGCCAGCTTGTCGCCGACCTCGCGCAGCACGGCAATGAATTCCGGCATGTCGTAATTCGAATATTTCATCCCGATGATGGCCCCGTCATCGGCGAGCTTGGCATAGGTCTCGGCCGAAATCGATGCATTGGTGCGGCGCGGGATCTCATAGGCCAGGATCGGCAGGTCAATCTGGCCACGGTAGTCGTTGAAATAGCGGCGCATGCCTTCCTGCGGGCCCACCGCATAATAGGGCGTGACCAGCATGACGCCGGCAGCCCCGGCTGCCTTGAAATCATGGCCGGCGTCGAGCGCGTCGTGATAGCCCGTGGCCAGGATGCCGGGCAGTACCGGCGCACTGCCGGCAGCTTCGACACAGGCCGCAACGATGTCGGCGCGTTCCTTGCGCGACAACGCCGTGTATTCGCCGGTTCCGCCGATCGGCACGATGCCCGTCGCACCGGCCTTGAGCTGGCGCTTGACCAGATCCTTGAGCACGGTGAAATCAACCGAATTGTCTGCACCGAATGGCGTGACGATTGCGGTGAAAAGGCCCGAGATATCGGCTTTGGTGAGAGACATCTGAGTAGTCCTTGTTTGATAGGTGTAGAAAATTAGAGGAAGCCGAAAAGCCGCGGCAGCGTGAGCGAAATCGCCGGAACATAGGTCACCAGCAGCAGAACGATCAGGTTGGAGGCGAGGAACGGAAGCGATGCCACCACGATCCGCCCCAGCGGCACCCCGGATATGGTCGAGCCGAGATAGAGCGCGAGCCCGTAGGGCGGCGTCATCAGGCCGATCATCACATTGAGAACCATCACCACGCCGAAATGCACCGGGTCGACGCCCATTGCCGCCAGGATCGGTGTGAACAGCGGTGCAAACAGCAGCAATTGCACCGAGTCCCCGATCCACAGACCATTGAGCAGGAAGAACAGGTTGAGGCACAAGAGCAGCAACCAGGGCTGAAGCTGGTAATACGTCACCAGATCGAAAAGCTGGGTGGGCAGGCGTTCATTGGCGAGGATCCACGAAATGATCGTGGCGAATCCGACGATGAGATAGACCGAGGCCGAAGTCCGCGCCGACCGGTCGAGAATCTCCCACAGCGCCTTGAGCGTGAGATTGCGATAAGCGAGAACGCCGACCAGCAGCGCATAGGCGACGGCAACCGAGGCTGCTTCCGTTGCGGTGAAGACGCCCGAAATGATCCCGCCGATGATGATCAGCGGCATGAAGATGGCAAAGAACGCATTGTAGAAAATGCCCAGCGCCATTCTCAGATTGAGGCCGGCGATCGGATTGGCATGGTATCCGCGCACCCGGGCAAGGACGAAGATCATCGCCATCTGCCCCAGCCCGAGCATCAGGCCCGGCACCGCGCCGGCCAGAAACAGGGCCGCCACCGAGGTGTTGGTCAGCGCCGAAAACATGATCAGCGGAATTGACGGCGGGATGATCGGGCCCTGGATTGCCGAGCTCACCGTCAGGGCTGCGGCGAAATCCTTGTCATAGCCGTCCTGCTCCATCATCTTCATTTCGACCGGGCCGAGCGCCGAGATATCGGCAAGCGCCGATCCCGAAACACCCGAAAACAGCATCGAGCCGACAACATTCACATAGGCGAGGCCGCCACGCAGGCGCCCCACCAGCAGGCGCGAGAGATTGACAAGCCGCTCGGTCATGCCGATGGCGCTCATGATCTCGCCGGCAATGATGAACAGCGGAATCGAGAGCCAGATGAACACATCCATGCCGGTGAAGAACTTGTGGGCATAGATATCGAGCATGCCGGTCATGCCCGGCTTGATGAAGAAATAGGAAAGCGCTGCAAAGCCGATCGCAAAGATGACCGGACTGCCCAGCAGCATCAGGAACAGCAGCAGACCGATGATGACGAGGAGAGGTTGATCCAAGGCTCAGATCTCCGAATTCAGGATTGAAGGGCCACTATTGACGGGGCCGTGGATCGCCTCGCGAATGGCGAGGACCAGCATCTGGAACATCATCAGGCCCGCCCCGACGGGGATTGCCAGGTAAATCCAGAAGAATGAAATGCCGATGGTGACCGACTGGCGGCGCATGCCGAAAAGCGCATTGTCCAGGCCCTTCCAGACGAGAATGCCCAGAAGGCCGACGAGCAGCAGCCGAAAAAAGGCGTTGCGGTAGCCGATCAGCCGCTGGGGCCAGAATCCGTCGAAGAAATCGACCCGGACGAGCTGATCATCCTTGACCAGCAGGCTGCCGGCCAGCATGACGACCCAGATCATCAGATAGCGGGCCGCTTC
This window harbors:
- a CDS encoding TRAP transporter small permease — protein: MLIVLGRIANSLAWLASTIARLLLIIIAAVLFVQVVLRYGFGFSLPWPEEAARYLMIWVVMLAGSLLVKDDQLVRVDFFDGFWPQRLIGYRNAFFRLLLVGLLGILVWKGLDNALFGMRRQSVTIGISFFWIYLAIPVGAGLMMFQMLVLAIREAIHGPVNSGPSILNSEI
- a CDS encoding TRAP transporter large permease, with protein sequence MDQPLLVIIGLLLFLMLLGSPVIFAIGFAALSYFFIKPGMTGMLDIYAHKFFTGMDVFIWLSIPLFIIAGEIMSAIGMTERLVNLSRLLVGRLRGGLAYVNVVGSMLFSGVSGSALADISALGPVEMKMMEQDGYDKDFAAALTVSSAIQGPIIPPSIPLIMFSALTNTSVAALFLAGAVPGLMLGLGQMAMIFVLARVRGYHANPIAGLNLRMALGIFYNAFFAIFMPLIIIGGIISGVFTATEAASVAVAYALLVGVLAYRNLTLKALWEILDRSARTSASVYLIVGFATIISWILANERLPTQLFDLVTYYQLQPWLLLLCLNLFFLLNGLWIGDSVQLLLFAPLFTPILAAMGVDPVHFGVVMVLNVMIGLMTPPYGLALYLGSTISGVPLGRIVVASLPFLASNLIVLLLVTYVPAISLTLPRLFGFL
- the dapA gene encoding 4-hydroxy-tetrahydrodipicolinate synthase → MSLTKADISGLFTAIVTPFGADNSVDFTVLKDLVKRQLKAGATGIVPIGGTGEYTALSRKERADIVAACVEAAGSAPVLPGILATGYHDALDAGHDFKAAGAAGVMLVTPYYAVGPQEGMRRYFNDYRGQIDLPILAYEIPRRTNASISAETYAKLADDGAIIGMKYSNYDMPEFIAVLREVGDKLAVLSGEEPLFAAHVGLGAVGGVLASATIYPEFWIKVFQLASSGDLKAALAMQNRIDPVLKAIYRETNPGPLKHFMSLAGMEMGGVRLPLTDPSDETTALLQTALAGFHDTEAA